The Lycium barbarum isolate Lr01 chromosome 4, ASM1917538v2, whole genome shotgun sequence nucleotide sequence TTTAGAAAAAAAGTGCTACACTCCCAATAATTGCTACCATGGCCATGCAACTTCCTTGAACAAATCCAATAGATGCTGTATTCGTTGCACCATTTAtaggtgctggtgctggtgcagGCGCTGGTCCCGTCATATCCGTAGCGGGTGCCGTTCCAGGTGCTGCAGGGACTGGTGGTGAGTCCACTGGTGGGCTCATTGATGGTGTCATTCGACTCGTTGGGCTCATTGTTGGTGTCATTCGGCTCGTTGGGCTCATTGTTGGTGTCATTCGGCTCATGGATGGTGCCATTGGGCTCATTGGAGGAGATGACATGGCGGCCGGTGGTGGTGACATGGCGGACATTGGTGGCATTGCCATGGTGGATGGTGGCATTGTGGGGGCCATCATGGACATAGGTGGAGAGGCCATGGGTGATTGAGCAGCAGAGAGGGTTAGAAATGtaagaaaaagggagaaaattaTCATGGGATGTGAGAGAGCCATGATTATTGATGACTCTCttaggattttttttcttttaagaaaCAGAGGAGGGAGAGAATTCTTGAAGAGAGTGCACAAACAAAGGTTGTCTTTGAGGAAGTTTGTATTTTGCAGGTATTGTAAAGGTTTGAGGGCTATGCTGATATATAGACAGGACACTATAGTCGAAAGACttgacttttctttctttcttgagaCATCTTGATTATATTCAGAATTTAGTGGTTCGATTAATTTAGGTTCGCGTTGAGTAGGTTCATTAAAGGGGTAATGCGTTTTTTACTGATCGAGAGATTGTTTATTTCTAGAACTCGAATCCGAGAGTCTTGCTTAAGGCTGAAGGAAATCATATCATTCTCTTACATATCTTGATCAGATTTTCACTAATAGGAGTCAATAAGGAAATATACATAGACAATGTCAAAGAAATCCAACATATAGTATATATCTAAAATATATTCTTTGACTTATTTACACAGTATAATTTTTTTGACAAAGAGTGTCAATTGAACCCTCCTTGGATAAGGGTAGCTTTGTCCCTGGCCATGATGGTACACATAAATATGTGttcttgtttcaatttatgtagcATTGTTTGACTGgtcataatttatttttatttttaaaaaaaaaaagacttttgaaatgtgatCTAAATCAAGCCTGAGGCATTTATTTGTTTATAAATCATCTTACAAAGGGTAAAATCAGAATTTAAAATTACAATATTTCTAAATCTAAAAGTTGACATTCTTTTACAGAcatattaataaataaaaaaaagtgtcaTAAATTGGTAAAATGTAAATATTACCCTTGGTGCATGTATATCTGTGCGATTCAAAAAATACAAGGGTTGCATGTCCTATTCGAGGGTCCCAAAAATTTGGCAAACTACTGGCCGAGCACCTCATAGTAGGATCAATAGATCATTGGAGCATGTATGATCTAAATAGAATATCTACATGGGAACAGATTCTACCATAACGAATTTTGATAAGATAATAAATGATGGAATTAAGGCATGGCTCTGCAATACACTTACATTAAATTACTTGTATTGAGAGTTTTAAGTATTTTTTAAGGATGTGTAAGTCGATAGAAATTGTAGAGGATTCCTAGTttataaaatttcaatttttttgaatgTTAAGAGTGAAATAGGTTTAGAAAACTATATGAATAGTGAGAATTCAAATAATCCGCCTCGACTAATTTGAGAATAAGGCATAGTTGTAGTTCCGATGTGTTCTCAAAATATAGAATTTCTCCTCTCCTGAAGATGTTTGTAAATATAAAAGAGATCCGACAATAATGAACCGGTTAATGCGTGTTAAGCAAGCTCAAACTTAAAAGTGAGCTATTAGCTTTTATTCTCTTGTGGCCAACATGTGAGAATGATTGTCGTGTTTGCAACAAGAGGAGATGGTCCTAACAACCACGTAAAAATTTATCAAATTCCCAAAATTCTAAATAAATTGAATCACAACAATATATGAGTGTCAAAATCAGGGTGTGGAAATATTCCAAAAATTGATAGGGTGCATGAAAGTCACATTCCCTAATTAGTTAGACAAATCACTCGTTCAGTGCGTAAAGCAGACGCCAATTAGGATTTGAAGTCTATCACAAGGACCAAGACCAATTCCACTGACGTGTGTGTGCCTTTAATTTGCATTTCATTTATTGACTAGTTGACTTGGAGCAATAACCAAATGTTAGTACAagcatttcaattatggcctccGAGATTGAGGGAATTAAGACGCGTATAGCGGATTcagaatttgaaatttatgaatcCCTATAGTAATTTgaaattaatttataatattaattaggttcacaattaaatatttataatctagtactttttatatacataaatAGAATATGCGCGAAAGCTATTGAATACCTATGAACCCATAGACAAAGCCTTGGATCTTGGAAGGAGAATATATTattgtactatatatatatagtcaaaattattatactatatatatatactcaaaaTTATTATATATAGTAAATAGTGAATTTATAGTTTGAATTCTCTTAATGAAAAATCTAGCTCCGCTACTGCTATACTACTTTTCCAATTAATTGTTCAAAAGCCATGGCAAAGTAGTAGAGGTCTGAAAGTTGGCAGTGGACATCTTTAAACTCTCTAGAAGACGACCAGGAAGATGGACGATATGAAGATAGAATAATTGAATTCTGTGGTCACCTTCAGAAAATTCTGTGGTCACCCTATACTTTACCCCGAAATTCCCGGGGACTTTGAAATTATGGCAAAAATTTGAGCTCATTTTAGACGTTTGATTATATGAGGCTTTTTtagaaacaaaattaaaaaattcCCTGGCTGTTGTAAGAAGAAGAAAGATAGCCTTTCTATTTTCCAATAAATACTTACCCACGCTCTACGCCGAATTATATCTTAATGGTTAATAGTGAAAGTACATATAGCcgatttcttttttttcttttcttttttttcaaaaacaagGAAAAAGATTTTTATTGTTCATGTGGCATGAAAAGGATAAGGAAAGGATATTGCAGCAATGCAATACCCTAATCCTGACAACTTTTTATTCTGGTCGATCTTTTCTTGCAAAATGCAAAGttaagagtctgtttggatgagcttaaaatAAGCCGCTTATAAgttggaaacagcttataagtaaaaaaaaaataagttgggtaggctaacttatttttttggcttataaactgtttttaacttataagctgctttagataaaataggtcaaatgggctcaattatatttttgggcttattttttgcacaaaataactttaagctgatcagtcaaacacttaaaaaagctgaaaacagtttataagcaacttataagtcaatccaaacgggctctaaagtAGCATTTAAAGTTGTCAATACTCAGCGTAGTAAAAGTTAAAAATGAAGTAAGAATTAGTTTCTATAACAGAAAATTCTTGGGACCATTTGCCAAATGTTGCCTTATTAGTAATTTTCAACGGCAATGATATAACAGAGAAAAATGGCTATTTATAAGTCTATTTTGTCAGTTTCACAAGTTTCAATGTTTCTCTGGTCCATATGAGGTGTTACTAggtggcaagaaagggaaattttgGGAATTTGTTTGTTTTTTTCAGTGGCATGAAATTAATCCAATTTTATATATTCAAGACTGCggttaggggtgtacaaagtaaatcgAAAAAtcgcaccaaatcgataaatcgagtcaaaccgagaaaaaacccGACTAATGGTTTGGtctgacttggtttggtgttggaaaaaaaaacccgaccataattggcttggtttggttttagctaaaaaaagtcaaaccgaaccaaaccaacccgacattacatgtattcaatttttaaaatattttatacataaaaatatttatttgtaaagtaatttataaatatttcttaaattttttcgtaattttttatctattatcatattattcatgCTTGAACTTAGaactttgaatgtcaataagttttatatcctatggatgttagtaactcaaataaagttcaaaccaaaaccaactcaacactaatcctaacaaaagaaattcaatt carries:
- the LOC132635171 gene encoding lysine-rich arabinogalactan protein 19 — encoded protein: MALSHPMIIFSLFLTFLTLSAAQSPMASPPMSMMAPTMPPSTMAMPPMSAMSPPPAAMSSPPMSPMAPSMSRMTPTMSPTSRMTPTMSPTSRMTPSMSPPVDSPPVPAAPGTAPATDMTGPAPAPAPAPINGATNTASIGFVQGSCMAMVAIIGSVALFF